The following coding sequences lie in one Streptomyces sp. NBC_00510 genomic window:
- a CDS encoding LLM class F420-dependent oxidoreductase, which yields MDLRIFTEPQQGASYDTLLSVAKATEELGFDAFFRSDHYLKMGDADGLPGPTDAWITLAGLARETKRIRLGTLMTAATFRLPGVLAIQVAQVDQMSGGRVELGLGAGWYADEHTAYGIPFPKEKFARLEEQLAIVTGLWGTPTGETFDFKGTHYTVENSPALPKPAQAKLPVLIGGHGARRTPRLAARYADEFNLPFGSLEDTAQQFARVREAAEEHGRGKDEIVYSNALVVCVGKDDAEVARRAATIGREVDELKANGLAGSPAEVVDKIGRYAELGATRFYLQILDLSDLGHLELIASEVQSQLG from the coding sequence ATGGATCTTCGAATCTTCACCGAGCCCCAGCAAGGGGCCTCGTACGACACCCTGCTCTCCGTCGCCAAGGCGACCGAGGAGCTCGGCTTTGATGCCTTCTTCCGGTCGGACCACTACCTCAAGATGGGCGACGCGGACGGTCTGCCGGGGCCGACCGACGCGTGGATCACCCTGGCCGGACTCGCCCGCGAGACGAAGCGGATCCGGCTCGGCACCCTGATGACGGCCGCCACGTTCCGGCTGCCCGGTGTGCTCGCCATCCAGGTCGCGCAGGTGGACCAGATGTCGGGCGGTCGCGTCGAGCTGGGCCTGGGCGCCGGGTGGTACGCGGACGAGCACACCGCGTACGGCATCCCCTTCCCGAAGGAGAAGTTCGCCAGGCTGGAGGAGCAGCTCGCCATCGTCACCGGGCTGTGGGGCACCCCGACGGGCGAGACCTTCGACTTCAAGGGCACGCACTACACGGTGGAGAACTCGCCCGCCCTGCCCAAGCCGGCCCAGGCCAAGCTCCCCGTCCTCATCGGTGGGCACGGCGCCAGGCGCACCCCACGGCTCGCGGCCCGCTACGCCGACGAGTTCAACCTGCCGTTCGGTTCGCTGGAGGACACCGCCCAGCAGTTCGCCCGGGTGCGGGAGGCCGCCGAGGAGCACGGCCGGGGCAAGGACGAGATCGTCTACTCCAACGCCCTCGTCGTGTGCGTCGGCAAGGACGACGCCGAGGTCGCCCGCCGGGCCGCCACCATCGGCCGCGAGGTCGACGAGCTCAAGGCCAACGGCCTCGCCGGGTCCCCTGCCGAGGTCGTCGACAAGATCGGCCGCTACGCCGAGCTCGGTGCCACCCGCTTCTACCTGCAGATCCTGGACCTGAGCGACCTCGGGCACCTGGAACTGATCGCCTCCGAGGTCCAGTCGCAGCTCGGCTGA
- a CDS encoding DUF6099 family protein translates to MDAVRLIRATREALRSGGTERELMAEAWQVQALTEAVGSHLALHGAPELRTPGFSVCEAGGRACGATGPPGVASGPLRASLLTDVREPAGTLRELRELLSELGMALVSVACAAESETEYWQCIEAVDAADESKDRVGVLLRAVEARQREGA, encoded by the coding sequence ATGGACGCGGTACGGCTGATCCGGGCCACGCGGGAGGCGCTGCGAAGCGGCGGGACCGAGCGTGAGCTGATGGCGGAGGCCTGGCAGGTACAGGCGCTGACGGAGGCGGTCGGCAGCCACCTCGCCCTCCACGGGGCGCCCGAGCTGCGCACCCCAGGCTTCTCCGTCTGCGAGGCGGGCGGCAGGGCGTGCGGCGCCACGGGACCTCCGGGGGTGGCCTCCGGGCCGTTGCGGGCGTCCCTGCTCACCGACGTGCGCGAGCCGGCCGGGACCTTGCGCGAACTGCGCGAGCTGCTGTCGGAGCTGGGCATGGCCCTGGTCTCGGTGGCCTGCGCCGCCGAGAGCGAGACGGAGTACTGGCAGTGCATCGAGGCGGTGGACGCCGCCGACGAGTCCAAGGACCGGGTGGGTGTGCTCTTGCGCGCGGTCGAGGCGCGGCAGCGGGAGGGCGCATGA
- a CDS encoding nucleotide pyrophosphohydrolase, which yields MTEDLHALQRRLAAFAAARRWEPYHTPKNLAVALSVEASELLEIFQWLTPEQAARVMEEPDSAHRVRDEVADVLAYLLQFCEVLGVDVLEALSAKIDRNELRFPLPGAGD from the coding sequence GTGACCGAGGATCTGCACGCGCTGCAGCGCAGGCTGGCCGCCTTCGCGGCCGCCCGGCGCTGGGAGCCGTACCACACGCCCAAGAACCTGGCCGTGGCCCTGAGCGTCGAGGCCTCCGAGCTCCTGGAGATCTTCCAGTGGCTCACGCCCGAGCAGGCCGCACGGGTCATGGAGGAGCCCGACAGCGCCCACCGGGTGCGGGACGAGGTGGCGGACGTGCTCGCGTACCTGCTGCAGTTCTGCGAGGTGCTCGGTGTCGACGTGCTCGAGGCGCTGTCCGCCAAGATCGACCGCAACGAGCTGCGCTTCCCGCTGCCGGGGGCCGGGGACTGA
- a CDS encoding ATP-binding protein, translated as MSTKRDRPVVTELRLSAFKSHRGASFPLGPLTLLGGASGTGKSSVLEGLGLLGRLAAGEELATAFDGVRGGVAACVPHAARPDAEGRRGFRIGCTVDGAVGPVVLDVAVQTEPELRIVGERLTGAGETLLATALRDPGRRTVQAAWHTAGLVPVTRAPLPDDRLATSLLPLRVAGTTQGQRLVLAAAEQTVLALRGAFPVDPRPHAMREPARVADGLLRGGCDNLSAVLRRTQGECRTRHAALVGALRAVCSPPVEGLTVIPAGEPGTGAYAESVLAAIDRGPLGLVPVDRLGDGELRFLALALVLLTGPGVLEVDTSAEVPDAVQVLTVLADGLDAGLDRAQTRQLLALAALVAERGHIRLLGTVHDPSVAEGADGVNLLRLGSAAADPERVPAQGTGPDAPDAGAPPAGQAPAQHAAAMG; from the coding sequence ATGAGCACGAAGCGTGACCGCCCGGTCGTCACCGAACTGCGGCTCTCCGCGTTCAAGTCGCATCGCGGCGCGAGCTTCCCGCTCGGGCCGCTCACCCTGCTGGGCGGGGCGAGCGGGACCGGCAAGTCCAGCGTCCTGGAGGGGCTCGGCCTGCTCGGCCGGCTCGCCGCGGGAGAGGAACTGGCGACGGCGTTCGACGGCGTGCGCGGGGGAGTGGCGGCCTGCGTGCCCCACGCGGCCCGGCCGGACGCGGAGGGGCGGCGCGGATTCCGCATCGGGTGCACGGTGGACGGCGCGGTCGGCCCCGTCGTGCTCGACGTCGCCGTGCAGACCGAACCCGAACTGCGCATCGTCGGCGAGCGGTTGACCGGCGCCGGGGAGACCCTGCTCGCCACCGCGCTGCGCGACCCGGGACGGCGCACGGTCCAGGCGGCCTGGCACACGGCGGGGCTGGTCCCGGTGACCCGGGCCCCGCTGCCCGACGACCGGCTGGCCACCTCCCTGCTGCCGCTGCGCGTCGCGGGGACGACGCAGGGGCAGCGGCTGGTGCTCGCCGCCGCCGAGCAGACGGTGCTCGCGCTGCGTGGGGCGTTCCCCGTCGACCCCCGGCCGCACGCGATGCGGGAACCCGCGCGCGTGGCGGACGGCCTGCTCCGCGGCGGCTGCGACAACCTCTCGGCGGTGCTGCGCCGCACCCAGGGCGAGTGCCGTACGCGGCACGCGGCGCTGGTCGGTGCCCTGCGGGCGGTGTGCAGCCCGCCCGTCGAGGGACTGACGGTGATCCCCGCGGGGGAGCCGGGGACGGGGGCGTACGCGGAGTCCGTACTGGCGGCCATCGACCGGGGACCGCTGGGGCTGGTGCCGGTGGACCGGCTCGGCGACGGGGAGTTGCGCTTCCTCGCGCTGGCGCTGGTGCTGCTCACCGGGCCGGGCGTGCTGGAGGTGGACACCAGCGCCGAGGTGCCGGACGCCGTGCAGGTGCTCACGGTCCTGGCGGACGGACTGGACGCCGGTCTCGACCGGGCGCAGACGCGGCAGTTGCTGGCGCTGGCCGCCCTGGTCGCCGAGCGCGGCCACATCAGGCTGCTCGGCACGGTGCACGACCCCTCGGTGGCCGAGGGGGCGGACGGGGTCAACCTGCTGCGCCTCGGGAGCGCCGCGGCCGACCCGGAACGGGTGCCGGCCCAGGGGACGGGTCCGGATGCGCCGGACGCCGGGGCCCCGCCGGCCGGGCAGGCCCCGGCGCAGCACGCGGCGGCGATGGGGTAG
- a CDS encoding DUF1697 domain-containing protein, producing MTGYVALLRGINVGATTRLPMQDLRQLLEEIGGACVRTHLQSGNALFEHEQADPGKLADALEAAIAAAFDGRKVPCVVREAAALAGVVERNPFDMTGVDPARFLVTFLSGPVDPDRIAGLDPADFAPDDFRPGEREIYVHCPGGVQKTRLSHALWEKRLGLTATARNWNTVTRLAAMAAE from the coding sequence GTGACCGGATACGTGGCGCTCCTGCGCGGGATCAACGTCGGGGCGACGACCAGGCTCCCGATGCAGGACCTGCGGCAGCTGCTGGAGGAGATCGGCGGCGCCTGCGTGCGCACCCATCTGCAGAGCGGCAACGCCCTGTTCGAGCACGAGCAGGCCGACCCGGGGAAGCTGGCGGACGCCCTGGAGGCGGCCATCGCCGCGGCGTTCGACGGGCGGAAGGTGCCGTGCGTCGTCCGCGAGGCGGCCGCGCTCGCCGGGGTCGTCGAGCGCAACCCGTTCGACATGACGGGCGTCGATCCCGCGCGCTTCCTGGTCACCTTCCTGTCCGGGCCGGTCGATCCGGACCGGATCGCCGGTCTCGACCCGGCCGACTTCGCGCCCGACGACTTCCGTCCCGGCGAGCGCGAGATCTACGTGCACTGCCCGGGCGGGGTGCAGAAGACCCGGCTCTCCCACGCGCTGTGGGAGAAGCGCCTGGGTCTGACGGCCACGGCCCGCAACTGGAACACCGTGACCCGCCTGGCGGCGATGGCCGCGGAGTGA
- a CDS encoding PHB depolymerase family esterase, translated as MTLLRAALHRGRPRAALLAVLVALLAALVPVRPAHAAGAIEEVTGFGSNPGALRMYRYVPAGLPQGRPVVVALHGCTQNAQGYGAQSGWTALADRWGFSVVLPGQTSANNLSQCFNWFQTGDIARGQGEAASIRQMTDRQIADAGGDPARVYVTGLSAGGAMTAVMMAAYPDVYAAGGVVAGLPYGCAQAAGSPYVCMYVGATQTPAQWGARVRAAFPGHAGPWPRLTVFQGTADYTVKPVNMDDLVRQWTDVHGADQTADVSDTVAGFPHRTYKDASGAAVVETYSITGMGHGQPVDPGSGAAQCGTAAAYMLDVNLCAAYRLGTGWGLG; from the coding sequence ATGACCTTACTCAGAGCCGCACTCCACCGGGGCCGCCCGCGTGCCGCCCTGCTCGCCGTCCTCGTGGCGCTCCTCGCCGCGCTCGTCCCCGTCCGTCCCGCCCACGCCGCCGGCGCGATCGAGGAGGTGACGGGCTTCGGCAGCAACCCGGGCGCGCTGCGGATGTACCGTTACGTCCCCGCCGGGCTGCCGCAGGGCCGGCCGGTCGTCGTCGCCCTCCACGGCTGCACCCAGAACGCCCAGGGGTACGGCGCCCAGAGCGGCTGGACCGCCCTGGCGGACCGCTGGGGCTTCTCCGTGGTGCTGCCCGGGCAGACCTCGGCCAACAACCTCAGCCAGTGCTTCAACTGGTTCCAGACCGGCGACATCGCGCGCGGCCAGGGCGAGGCCGCCTCCATCCGGCAGATGACCGACCGCCAGATCGCGGACGCCGGCGGGGATCCGGCCCGGGTGTACGTCACCGGGCTCTCCGCGGGCGGCGCGATGACCGCGGTGATGATGGCGGCCTATCCCGACGTGTACGCCGCGGGCGGCGTGGTCGCCGGGCTGCCGTACGGCTGCGCGCAGGCGGCGGGTTCGCCGTACGTGTGCATGTACGTCGGCGCGACGCAGACCCCCGCGCAGTGGGGGGCCCGGGTCCGCGCCGCCTTCCCCGGGCACGCGGGCCCGTGGCCGCGGCTGACCGTCTTCCAGGGCACCGCCGACTACACGGTCAAGCCCGTCAACATGGACGACCTCGTACGGCAGTGGACGGACGTGCACGGCGCCGACCAGACCGCCGACGTCTCCGACACCGTGGCGGGCTTCCCGCACCGGACGTACAAGGACGCCTCCGGCGCCGCCGTCGTCGAGACGTACAGCATCACGGGCATGGGACACGGCCAGCCCGTCGACCCGGGCAGCGGGGCGGCCCAGTGCGGCACGGCCGCCGCCTACATGCTCGACGTCAACCTCTGCGCGGCGTACCGGCTCGGGACGGGCTGGGGCCTGGGCTGA
- a CDS encoding TetM/TetW/TetO/TetS family tetracycline resistance ribosomal protection protein, with the protein MHVLNLGILAHVDAGKTSLTERLLHTAGVIDTLGSVDDGSTQTDTLALERARGITIRSAVASFAIGDDITVNLIDTPGHPDFIAEVERALGVLDGAVLVVSAVEGVQAQTRVLMRTLRRLRIPTLLFVNKTDRSGARDAEVLRAVAERLSPACVAMGRVEGLGTRDARSTPYGPDDTGFATRLLDVLSVRDEELLAGYVADGTAPSHPRLRAALAAQTRGALVHPVYFGSAVTGAGVDALVQGVAELLPVAAGSADGPVSGTVFKIERGPAGEKIAHVRMFSGTVRVRDRLTHGAGEEGKVTAVSVFERGVDTPGEAVSAGQIGRLWGLGGIRVGDAIGEPHRTAPGADRHFAPPTLETVVVPRRPADAGALHVALTRLAEQDPLIDLRLDDVRQEIAVSLYGEVQKEVVQATLADDFGVEVTFEETTTIHIERPVGTGAAAEVIHTASNPFLATVGLRVDPAPAGSGVAFGLEVELGSMPYAFIRAVEETVTETLRHGLYGWRVVDCTVTMTHSGYAARQSHAHAVFDKSMSSTAGDFRGLTPVVLMRALERAGTVVCEPVHRFTLDLPEQAYARVLPVLARLRAVPRTSAPQGASYVVEGDVPAAQVHALERRLPSLTSGEGVLEYAFDHWREVRGEPPALPGHRRD; encoded by the coding sequence ATGCACGTGCTCAACCTGGGGATCCTGGCGCATGTTGACGCCGGGAAGACCAGCCTGACCGAGCGGCTGCTGCACACCGCCGGCGTCATCGACACGCTCGGCAGCGTCGACGACGGCAGCACCCAGACCGACACCCTGGCCCTGGAACGGGCGCGGGGCATCACCATCAGGTCCGCCGTCGCCTCGTTCGCGATCGGCGACGACATCACCGTCAACCTCATCGACACCCCCGGCCACCCGGACTTCATCGCGGAGGTGGAACGGGCGCTCGGCGTCCTCGACGGCGCCGTGCTCGTGGTGTCGGCGGTGGAGGGCGTGCAGGCGCAGACCCGCGTGCTGATGCGGACGCTGCGCCGGCTGCGCATCCCCACCCTGCTCTTCGTCAACAAGACGGACCGTTCCGGCGCCCGGGACGCCGAAGTGCTGCGCGCCGTCGCGGAGCGGCTCAGCCCGGCCTGCGTGGCCATGGGCCGCGTCGAGGGCCTCGGCACCCGGGACGCGCGCTCCACGCCGTACGGTCCGGACGACACCGGGTTCGCCACCCGGCTGCTGGACGTCCTGTCCGTGCGGGACGAGGAACTCCTGGCCGGCTACGTCGCGGACGGGACGGCGCCGTCCCACCCGCGGCTGCGGGCGGCCCTCGCCGCCCAGACGCGCGGGGCGCTGGTCCATCCGGTGTACTTCGGCTCGGCCGTCACCGGCGCCGGGGTGGACGCCCTGGTCCAGGGGGTCGCGGAACTGCTCCCCGTCGCCGCGGGCAGCGCGGACGGCCCGGTCTCCGGCACCGTCTTCAAGATCGAACGCGGCCCCGCGGGCGAGAAGATCGCCCACGTACGGATGTTCTCGGGGACCGTCCGCGTACGCGACCGCCTGACGCACGGTGCCGGGGAGGAGGGCAAGGTCACCGCGGTCAGCGTGTTCGAGCGCGGCGTGGACACGCCCGGGGAGGCGGTCTCCGCGGGGCAGATCGGCAGGCTCTGGGGGCTCGGCGGGATCCGCGTCGGCGACGCGATCGGCGAGCCGCACCGTACGGCCCCCGGCGCGGACCGGCACTTCGCGCCGCCCACGCTGGAGACGGTCGTCGTGCCCCGCCGGCCGGCGGACGCGGGCGCGCTGCACGTGGCGCTCACCCGGCTCGCCGAACAGGACCCGCTGATCGACCTGCGGCTGGACGACGTGCGGCAGGAGATCGCCGTCTCCCTCTACGGGGAGGTGCAGAAGGAGGTCGTACAGGCGACGCTGGCGGACGACTTCGGCGTCGAGGTGACCTTCGAGGAGACCACGACGATCCACATCGAGCGGCCGGTGGGCACGGGCGCGGCCGCCGAGGTCATCCACACCGCCTCCAACCCCTTCCTGGCGACCGTGGGACTGCGCGTCGACCCGGCACCGGCGGGCAGCGGGGTGGCGTTCGGGCTGGAGGTCGAACTCGGCTCCATGCCCTACGCGTTCATCCGGGCCGTCGAGGAGACCGTCACCGAGACGCTGCGGCACGGCCTGTACGGCTGGCGGGTCGTCGACTGCACGGTCACCATGACGCACTCGGGTTACGCCGCGCGGCAGAGCCACGCGCACGCGGTGTTCGACAAGAGCATGTCGAGCACCGCGGGCGACTTCCGGGGCCTCACCCCGGTGGTGCTGATGCGCGCGCTGGAACGGGCGGGCACGGTCGTCTGCGAGCCGGTCCACCGCTTCACCCTCGACCTCCCCGAGCAGGCCTACGCCCGGGTGCTGCCCGTCCTCGCCCGGTTGCGCGCGGTACCGCGCACCTCGGCGCCTCAAGGTGCGTCGTACGTCGTCGAGGGCGACGTCCCCGCGGCGCAGGTGCACGCCCTGGAACGCCGACTGCCCTCCCTGACCAGCGGCGAGGGCGTCCTGGAGTACGCCTTCGACCACTGGCGGGAGGTCCGCGGCGAGCCCCCGGCGCTGCCCGGGCACCGGCGGGACTGA
- a CDS encoding alcohol dehydrogenase has translation MNSMRVAQVAEPGGPFEIVERALPEPGPGHVRIAVEASGVCHSDAGFVHNAFPHITFPLVAGHEVAGRIDALGEGVRHWTVGDRVEVGWFGGHCGHCPPCREGDFIDCRNLQVPGWAYEGGYATHMVAPVNALARIPDGLTAVDAAPLGCAGVTTYNAFKKSSARPGDLVAVIGIGGLGHLAVQYAAKFGFETVAVARGEDKRALAMELGAHHYIDSSANDPAKELQALGGATAVLATASNSQAMAAGVEGLQPRGQLIVIGIDSEPLPITPAQLILSSRSVVGHPSGTSRDVEHTMNFSALAGIRPMTETVPLEEVNEAFARMMSGAARFRMVLVP, from the coding sequence ATGAACTCCATGCGGGTGGCCCAGGTCGCAGAACCGGGCGGACCATTCGAAATCGTCGAGCGCGCGCTGCCGGAGCCCGGCCCCGGCCACGTCCGGATCGCCGTCGAGGCGTCGGGCGTCTGCCACAGTGACGCCGGCTTCGTGCACAACGCCTTCCCCCACATCACCTTCCCCCTGGTCGCCGGCCACGAGGTCGCCGGGCGCATCGACGCCCTCGGTGAGGGCGTGCGGCACTGGACGGTGGGCGACCGCGTGGAGGTCGGCTGGTTCGGCGGGCACTGCGGGCACTGCCCGCCCTGCCGCGAGGGCGACTTCATCGACTGCCGGAACCTGCAGGTGCCCGGCTGGGCGTACGAGGGCGGCTACGCCACGCACATGGTCGCGCCGGTCAACGCGCTGGCCCGGATCCCCGACGGGCTGACCGCGGTCGATGCCGCCCCCCTCGGCTGCGCCGGCGTCACCACGTACAACGCCTTCAAGAAGAGCTCCGCCCGGCCCGGCGACCTCGTCGCGGTGATCGGCATCGGCGGCCTCGGCCACCTGGCGGTGCAGTACGCGGCCAAGTTCGGCTTCGAGACGGTCGCCGTCGCGCGAGGGGAGGACAAGCGGGCCCTGGCGATGGAGCTCGGCGCCCACCACTACATCGACAGTTCCGCCAACGACCCGGCCAAGGAACTCCAGGCCCTCGGCGGGGCCACCGCGGTGCTCGCCACGGCCTCCAACTCCCAGGCCATGGCGGCCGGTGTCGAGGGTCTCCAGCCGCGCGGCCAGCTGATCGTCATCGGGATCGACTCCGAGCCGCTGCCGATCACCCCGGCCCAGCTGATCCTGTCGTCCCGTTCGGTCGTCGGCCACCCCTCCGGCACCTCGCGCGACGTCGAGCACACGATGAACTTCAGCGCGCTCGCGGGGATCCGCCCGATGACCGAGACGGTGCCGCTGGAGGAGGTCAACGAGGCGTTCGCCCGCATGATGTCCGGCGCCGCGCGCTTCCGCATGGTCCTCGTCCCCTGA
- a CDS encoding PPOX class F420-dependent oxidoreductase: MKLPADLLDLLHRPSLCFLATTMPDGSPQLTQTWVDTDGERVLVNSVQSHVKTRNIARDPRVAVAVSDPDDPSRYFQVRGRVREVTTEGAADHIEKLSHRYTGGPYPWYGGRDQVRVVFVIEAESISGTA, encoded by the coding sequence GTGAAACTACCCGCCGACCTGCTCGACCTGCTGCACCGCCCGAGCCTGTGCTTCCTGGCGACCACCATGCCGGACGGCTCGCCGCAGCTGACCCAGACGTGGGTCGACACGGACGGCGAGCGTGTGCTCGTCAACAGTGTCCAGAGCCATGTGAAGACGCGGAACATCGCGCGGGACCCGCGGGTGGCCGTCGCCGTCTCCGATCCGGACGACCCGTCCCGCTACTTCCAGGTCCGCGGGCGCGTGCGCGAGGTGACCACGGAGGGCGCGGCCGACCACATCGAGAAGCTCTCGCACCGGTACACCGGCGGCCCCTACCCCTGGTACGGCGGCCGTGACCAGGTGCGCGTGGTCTTCGTGATCGAGGCCGAGAGCATCAGCGGCACGGCGTGA